The following nucleotide sequence is from Paroedura picta isolate Pp20150507F chromosome 1, Ppicta_v3.0, whole genome shotgun sequence.
gaaaagcggcatataagaaccaacttcttcttcttcttcttcttcttcttcttcttcttcttcttcttcttcttcttcttcttcttcttcttcttcttcttcttcttcttcttcttcttcttcttcttcttcttcttcttctggtgtaaACCTTTACggccatctgcggtctgggccccatatacctgtgggactgcctatcAGCTTTATGCTCCCGCAGGGCGGGTaggaatctgttggaggtccccagcctggccctgacctggtggaatgagcttgcggagagcggagggccctgatggagccggcacagttctgcagggcctgcaaaatgaagctcttccgtctggtcttcggttgaggccggggcaaggAAGGTCTGGGCAAGGAAGGTCCAGGCCCCGCACTGTGGCTCCCCTGGGAAGATCCTCCTGAGGCTTATTTCTCAGATGGCCTGTCGAGCTGGGAGGGAGTTGTCAccgctggggggtggggatgttAGAATTGGGAATGTTAATGTTGTTTTAGGGTACGTATTTtagttgtaaactgccatgagccttttAGGGGTGGTGGTAtagaagctgaatgaatgaatgaatgaatgaatgaatgaatgaatgaatgaaaatgtaagaaaacctcccaGCCAATCGGATCTCCAGTAGTCAGTCACAAGCTTTCCTGGGCAGAAGCCCCCCAGCCTCACCCCCAGCCCACTCCCATTCAAAAAAACACTTGGCGGGAACTGGAAGAGGCGTTGGGGGGCATCGTGGAGTGACCCCCACTCTATGTGACTCCCCGGCAGCACTTGGGGGGGAGAAGCTCCCATCGTCACAGCAGAGACCtgagcaggacccccccccccccgctcaccatGTCGGTGCCCAGGTCGATGCACAGGATGGTGACGGTGCCCAGCGGCAGGgggatgttgatgatgatgaagaggaggaagggggtgATCTCGGGGATGTTGCTGGTCAGGGTGTAGGCGATGGACTTCTTCAGGTTGTCGAAGATCAGGCGGCTCTGCCGGGCACAGGGGAGGTGAGGAGGCCTggcgggggggctgggggggccggAAGGGAAAGGCCCCCTCAGGGGCGGGGCGCTCACCTTCCTCCACGCCCGTCACGATGGAGGCAAAGTTGTCGTCCAGGAGGATCATGTCTGCAGCCTGCTTGGAGACGTCAGAGCCGGCGATGCCCATGGCGATGCCGATGTCCGCCTTCTTCAGGGCTGGCGAGTCGTTCACTCCGTCTCCGGTCACGGCCACAATGGCCCCCTAGGCCGCAGGGGAaaggttggggctggggggggcctgtggcgggtggagaggggtgCTCGGGAAGGCCCTCCCCTCAACGTCTTGCTGCCCTTGGCAATCGGGAtcctttctgtgcagccctccccCGGGGGGAATACCCCATCCCCACCGGTCCAGCCCACCCGGGAAGGACTCCTGGCGAGCCACAGACGGGCCGTGTTGGGGCCAGCACTTTTCTCGCCGTTTCTCCGGCACCAGCAGTACTAGGAGCCTGGCCAGTGGGCTTCTTTCTAGCCAGGCTTTAAACCTTATTCTGGCGGCTGTTTCCCAAGGGCATTTCAGCCCTCCCTCCACAAGTGCAGAAGGGGGCCCACGGAGCTTTCTGGGGTCTTTTGCCCAGCTAAagaccacccccctccctgcaagcgtCTAAATACAACCTCCAGATTTAAGCCTCCAGGAGGGGTCTGCCGGAGGGGGTCCAGAGGGCTCCCGGTCTCCACAATGGAAGAGCACCACACAGAACGCTTCATGGGGGACACCTGAGGGGCCACGGCTAGTTTGCTGTGGTTGAGATCCTGCTATGGAATCCGGTTGGACTCAGTCAGCCCCTCTTCTGGCTTGGGGATTTGGGCTGCAGAAGCCCAaactggggtccctgtgggtgagcaggtagctgtgaatttcctgcattgagcagggggttggactagatgaccctggaggccccttctagGCTTTCACTGTTTGAGGAAAGCCCACCCTGTTGATGGTCTCTGGGCTCCTGCAGCATTCCCCACCTGGTGCCACAGGGAGGGCGAGGCCAACTGTGGACAGCTTGTGGAGACTGCGTTCtccgaagggagggagggagggagggaggaagatacagggagaaggaaggaaggaaggaaggaaggaaggaaggaagggagggagggagggagggagggaggaagggaaggaaggaaggaaggaaggaaggaaggagggagggtgggaaggaaggaaggaaggaaggagggaagggagggagggaggaagggaggaagggaggaagggagggagggagggagggaaggaaggaaggagggaggggagggaaggaaggaaggaaagaaggaggcagggagggagggagggaggaaggaaggagggagggagggagggagggaaggaaggaaggaaggaaggaaggaaggagggagggaagggagggagggagggagggagggaaggaaggaaggaaggaaggagggagggagggagggagggagggagggagggaaggaaggaaggaaggagggagggagggagggagggaggggagggagggagggagggaggaaggaaggaaggaaggaaggaaggaaggaaggaaggaaggaaggaaggaaggaaggaaggaaggaaggaaggaagatttttgCTCTTTTCATCTAGCAAAGGGGAGTTACAAGGTCTTTTGGCGGAGCAGGCCTCTCCGTTTTCTGGAAGGGCTTCTTTGTGGACAATTTCCTTCCTGCTCTTTTTAGGGTCTCGAAGGCCGTGCTGGTCGCTGCCACGGGCCCTCTGGCTGCCTGAGCCAGGGTCATGCGCTGGCTGAGCAAGATCCGGCCGATGGCCCAGGGCTCCCGACCCCCGGCCTGCTGGCTCGAGCAAGAGACGGCACCGGACAGCAGAACGCCTCTTATGCCCCAGACATGCAAGTGGGGACACCTGGGCACACCTGAAATTGATTCTAGTACAATGATGTTGGTTTGCTCCCCTTTGAGTTTCGGGGGAGACTGACCAGCCCGCCAGCGGGGGATTTGCCCTTCAGCCTGGGACAGTCACTGCCAGGTCTGCCTGCCTGTCCGCCTCCCTGCCTGTCTTCTGGCCCCCGAGCCCCCTGGGCAGCCCCTCACCTGCCGCTGGCAGCCCTCCACGATGATCAGCTTCTgctggggggaggtgcgggcgaaGACGATCTCCGTGTGGTTCTTGAGGATCTCGTCCAGCTGCTCACCCGTCATGTCCTTGAGGTCCGAGCCGTGCACCACGCAGGCCTTGGCTTCCCTGCAAGGACGGAAGGACGGATGGAGGGACGGAGGGGGGGGTCAGGTCCGGGCTGGGGGGGGCAGAGCGGCTgctggagggcggggggggccTACCTGGGGTTGACCTGGCTGACGGGGATGTTGAGGCGGGCCGCAATGTCCTCGACGGTCTCGTTCCCCTCGGAGATGATGCCCACCCCCTTGGCGATGGCCTTGGCCGTGATTGGGTGGTCGCCGGTCACCATGATCACCTGCCGGAAAGAGGCGGGACCACGGGCAGCGTGAGGCCGGATCCCGGAGGAgcacctgtgcagggggggggcctGACCCCCACGGGGGACTCCTCCCACCAAGGACAGCCTGGCCAGGGGTGCCGCCTCAAGACCCACGTGGGCAACACAACCGGACCACCAGCTGCACCCACAGCAAACAGGCCAGCGGCACACTGGGCCCCTTCAGCCGTGTCTCCagaccccccaccctcccaggcttCCTGGCCATTTCTGAGCCCACCTGGCCAGaggagagaagagctggctttaaATACccccttttcacttcctgaaggagtctccaagcggctgaacgtcccatccccttcctctccccaccacagacctcTTGGGAGGGaccggaggctgagagagctctaataggacttctcagtgagaacagctctcacaggactgtggctttccctgactgcatgtggagggcgaggaggagcggggaaccaaacccagctggccaTCACACCCCGCAGGTCAGGATCCCCGTCCCCTCGAGCCGGGCTGCCCTTTCCACGGGCCGAGGAGGGCTGCTGGGCATCccgacctgccccctccccttgctgtcCTGTCCTTGCTTGGCCCTTGAGGCTGAGGCCGCAGATGAGCCGCTGGCTGCGTCACATGGGCTCCCGGCCTCTGCAGCCGCCGTCCCGCTTAAGCCtgcttgccctcccctcccctgccctcccctccacggGGGCCTCCCTCACCCCCTGGACAGCTGGCCAAGGGGGATTAAGGGCACGGAGGGGTCACCAGCAGCACCAGCTTTGCCTCCAGGGGTGGAAGCCCCCCCGCAGTGAGGAACACAGACCTGCAGGAGACCCTCCGGGCTGCGTGAGGCtttcaagaggggggggggtcgcccGGCCGCCAGCTGCTCCACCCTCCTTCCTGCAGGGGCCGGAGCCGTACCTTGATGCCGGCGCTCCGGCACTTCCCCACGGCGTCCGGCACCGCGGCCCGAGGCGGGTCGATCATGGACATGAGTCCCACGAAGCAGAGGTTCTTGATGGGGAAGTTGACCTCGTCGGCATCGAACTTGAAGCCCCGCGGGAATTTGCCTTCGGGCAggtagacctggcagaagcctGGCAGAGGGAGAGCAAGGCTCCATCTCGGCCACGGTGccatccaggccccctcccctccctgggtgAGCCCCACTGCAGCCCCCCACACCTTCCACCCCACAGGACACCTTGGCCCACGTCTCCCCTTCAGGGAGCAACCCCCTGGACACGGGAGGTCTTTCCTCGGGGATTCGCTTGACCCCTGGCAAAGGGCCTTGTGGCGGCTGGACCCCCTCGGCTCTACCCTGCAGGGCTCATTTCTGGGAGACGGGGTCACTCGGCCTGCCCATGCAGAAGGGCTTGTCCTCTCCCTGGGGGTTAGCttggggtgggagaagaagagccctgctggaccggACCAGGGGTGGCTGAAGGGCCTGCCCCCGGCCTCTGCCTGccgcccctgcctgcctgcctgccgcccgccccgcccctggccctggccctctcACCGAGCACTCTCTCGCCCAGGCCGCCCAGCTCGAGGTAGGCGTTCTGGAAGGCCTCCCGCATGTCGGCGTCCAGCCGCACCTCCTTGCCCTGCATCAGGATGGTGGAGCAGCGGTCCAGGATGCGTTCGGGAGCCCCCTTCATCACCAGGAGGTGGCCCTTGGGCCGGTCTTCCGTCTCGTGGATGGAGAGCTGCAGCACAGGGGAGAGTCCTCAGCGGGGGCCCCagggaacaggggagggggagcaggggggctTCCTAATCCAGAAAGGACACGGGACCATCCAGGCACTCAGCGGTCAACTGGACCCTCCAGGAATGGGAATAAAAAAGAGAATCGTATTTCCTAAGTCCAGAACTGCTTCTGGGATGGGGGAGCACCCCGTGGGGACACCCAAAGATCCCATGGGGAGGccaataggggagggggggacccccTCCCCCGGTCCATCAAGCGAGATCCTGGTGGGGGGCCGAATGAGGCTGTCTGCAGCAGCCGAAgagagccagaggccaggagctGCTTCAAGACTTAACAAATCTTGCCCCCAGTGGTGCTGCCggactctggctctctcctcctgctgcagacagactcccAGGGCCCCCCTCTGGATCTGTCTGCAGAAGGGACccatggaagctcctcccctgcccccaatgtTGCTCCTGGTCCTTCTGGTGCTGCTGGAGTCTGCAGACCCTTTCCCCTGGAGGTGTGCTGGGACTGGAAGCTGGGAGCCTTGGCCTGCCACGGAGGTGCTCTTCCCGTGGGCCACAGTCCCCAGGTCAACCCAGGGGGACGGCCGGGGCTCCGATGCAGGTGAAGGCCCCTTCGGATGCCACTCCTGTGAGTCTGCACCACAGGTTTCTGCAGGGAAGGAGCAATTGCATGGAGCAATTGCATGGAAAGGAAACTGAAGCGGGAGGTGATTCGAGGCCGCCCCACAGCGACTGGGGCCCGTCTCCTGGGCAGTGGCGCCCCCCGGTGGTGCCCCCCAGCCATGACACATGAGGAGTCCTGCCCGGAGAAAGGGTTCGTGTCCTTGATTAAAAATAGACAGGAGGCCCACTTTGTTTCCTGGGACTCTCAGAGGTAATTAGCAACGTATTAATTTTCTTTCCTTCAGCCTAGATTGAGGTGGGGAGCCGGGAGGGGCTGAAGCGGAGGCCAGTGGGGCCCCTCCAAAACCAACCGAGGTTCATTCAAGGGAGGCAGTGAGCCTCCCTTGAGACCACGTCTCGGAACAGAAGGGATCGGTTCAACCTTCTAGGGAGGGTGTGAGAAGACATTGACATGCAGCATTATGAAAACGGTAAGCAGGTCCCAGAGAGAAGCAGCAATTTGGACTGGTTTGTCTTCCCTTGAGATTGGGAAACCTTTGGCCACAATGGAAGTGAAAATGTCCACATGAAGAGAAGGACTAGCAAATTTATGGTCAACTGCTGACAGCAGCTGATTGTTCTCTTCatgtggacatctttattgtacacaaaatCTCCCTGCCCtctctttatcctcacaacaaccctgtaaagtaggtaaGGCTGGAAAGGTGCGTGACTGGCTTActgggcagagtggggatttgaacccgctACTTTCAGGTTGTCCTGAATTTCCTGCGTCcttcaggggttggactagatgaccttggaggtcccctgattcccagatcctagtccgacactcTAACCACACCACCACAGGGGCTCTCCAGCGCTGTCAAGGGGGCAGGCGAAACGCCTGTTGAACCTCTGCGTCCAGAGGGGCCTGCCTGCCAGTCCCTGTGCCCCCCCAGCCTCAGGGCCCACCTGGTACTTGTTGGTGGAGTTGAAGGGGATCTCCGTCACTTTGGGGTTCCTTTCACGCATCTTGTTGACGGACCCACAAGACAACTGGATGCATTTCAGGAGGGCCGATTCGGAGGCATCGCCAGCTGTGTCCCTCTgtgaggagcggggggggggggagcagagaaagGGCAAACCCAGAACATCTGGAGAGGAACTGCCAGGCTCAGGTCCGGAGCAGCATCCTCACTCGCTGAGGGtcgggggggggctgccagggcCGGGTTCTGCAGGAGGCCAGGGAGACCCCCACAGGACAGAGCTTGCAGCAAGGGGGGGGACTCCTGCAGccccttctccaggctgctgCTGTAGCAcatacacccccaccccccgccaacaCCACAGGTATGTGGGGGTGGTTCTCCTCCCTTCTGGCCCTCGCCTGGGGTGGCCCCACCTCCGGAAGCCTCCCAGGGAAGGACAAGGGAGGCtcaccttcccccccacacctaCACTTGGGGCAAGGGGTCCACACCCACCCACGGCAGGGCAGCCATGCTCCTGAAGCTCCCGCTGGGGGGCTCCCCCCTACCTTAGAGATGGGGACGTTCTCCTGCCCTGCCTTGAAGACGGCTCGGTTGCACAGGCCTGCGATTCGGGCCAGGGCCGTCCAGGTGGGAGAGCGCTTGTCAAAGGTGGCCCCtggcagagaaggggggaggggagttcgtTAGGCACCTGATGAGGGTGGGGAGGCTGGGCAAAGAGATGccaggcagagcctggggaggggcagggctggCAAGGAAATGGAGCTGATACCACAAAAGCCTCTCCAGGGAAACCCAGCGCTGCAGGCTGGACTACAGTGATAGTTTGGGGAGAATTCCTGGCCCCACTGGAGCCTGGCAGCCGTattcctgccctctcccctcccgtCTACAAAAGAGTCCTTCCTTGGTAAGCCATGGGCGACCCCTGCAATGCTGGCCCATGCGGCAGGGTTGTTGAGCATACAGCCGAACTAGAATAGTAGAGCGGGCAGGGGCCCTAAAGGCCATCTAAAccagcccctgctcagtgcaggatcagcctcaagcacccaggagaaggatctgtccagcccctgcttgaagacggccagggagggggagctccccacctcattaggcagcccattccactgctgaattggactcccagaatcctagagtgggaaggggccatggaggccatctagtccaccccctgctcagtgcaggatcagcctcaggcatccagaaggatctgtccagccgccgcttgaagacggccagtgagtgggagctccccacctccttaggtagcccattccactactgaactagactcccagaatcctagagtgggaagggtccacagaggccatctagtccaccccgtgctcagtgcaggatcagcctccagcatccaggagaaggatctgtccagccgctgcttgaagacggccagtgagggggagctccccacctccttaggcagccccttccactgctgaactagactcctagaatcctagagtgggaaggggccatgcaggccatccagtcccNNNNNNNNNNNNNNNNNNNNNNNNNNNNNNNNNNNNNNNNNNNNNNNNNNNNNNNNNNNNNNNNNNNNNNNNNNNNNNNNNNNNNNNNNNNNNNNNNNNNNNNNNNNNNNNNNNNNNNNNNNNNNNNNNNNNNNNNNNNNNNNNNNNNNNNNNNNNNNNNNNNNNNNNNNNNNNNNNNNNNNNNNNNNNNNNNNNNNNNNNNNNNNNNNNNNNNNNNNNNNNNNNNNNNNNNNNNNNNNNNNNNNNNNNNNNNNNNNNNNNNNNNNNNNNNNNNNNNNNNNNNNNNNNNNNNNNNNNNNNNNNNNNNNNNNNNNNNNNNNNNNNNNNNNNNNNNNNNNNNNNNNNNNNNNNNNNNNNNNNNNNNNNNNNNNNNNNNNNNNNNNNNNNNNNNNNNNNNNNNNNNNNNNNNNNNNNNNNNNNNNNNNNNNNNNNNNNNNNNNNNNNNNNNNNNNNNNNNNNNNNNNNNNNNNNNNNNNNNNNNNNNNNNNNNNNNNNNNNNNNNNNNNNNNNNNNNNNNNNNNNNNNNNNNNNNNNNNNNNNNNNNNNNNNNNNNNNNNNNNNNNNNNNNNNNNNNNNNNNNNNNNNNNNNNNNNNNNNNNNNNNNNNNNNNNNNNNNNNNNNNNNNNNNNNNNNNNNNNNNNNNNNNNNNNNNNNNNNNNNNNNNNNNNNNNNNNNNNNNNNNNNNNNNNNNNNNNNNNNNNNNNNNNNNNNNNNNNNNNNNNNNNNNNNNNNNNNNNNNNNNNNNNNNNNNNNNNNNNNNNNNNNNNNNNNNNNNNNNNNNNNNNNNNNNNNNNNNNNNNNNNNNNNNNNNNNNNNNNNNNNNNNNNNNNNNNNNNNNNNNNNNNNNNNNNNNNNNNNNNNNNNNNNNNNNNNNNNNNNNNNNNNNNNNNNNNNNNNNNNNNNNNNNNNNNNNNNNNNNNNNNNNNNNNNNNNNNNNNNNNNNNNNNNNNNNNNNNNNNNNNNNNNNNNNNNNNNNNNNNNNNNNNNNNNNNNNNNNNNNNNNNNNNNNNNNNNNNNNNNNNNNNNNNNNNNNNNNNNNNNNNNNNNNNNNNNNNNNNNNNNNNNNNNNNNNNNNNNNNNNNNNNNNNNNNNNNNNNNNNNNNNNNNNNNNNNNNNNNNNNNNNNNNNNNNNNNNNNNNNNNNNNNNNNNNNNNNNNNNNNNNNNNNNNNNNNNNNNNNNNNNNNNNNNNNNNNNNNNNNNNNNNNNNNNNNNNNNNNNNNNNNNNNNNNNNNNNNNNNNNNNNNNNNNNNNNNNNNNNNNNNNNNNNNNNNNNNNNNNNNNNNNNNNNNNNNNNNNNNNNNNNNNNNNNNNNNNNNNNNNNNNNNNNNNNNNNNNNNNNNNNNNNNNNNNNNNNNNNNNNNNNNNNNNNNNNNNNNNNNNNNNNNNNNNNNNNNNNNNNNNNNNNNNNNNNNNNNNNNNNNNNNNNNNNNNNNNNNNNNNNNNNNNNNNNNNNNNNNNNNNNNNNNNNNNNNNNNNNNNNNNNNNNNNNNNNNNNNNNNNNNNNNNNNNNNNNNNNNNNNNNNNNNNNNNNNNNNNNNNNNNNNNNNNNNNNNNNNNNNNNNNNNNNNNNNNNNNNNNNNNNNNNNNNNNNNNNNNNNNNNNNNNNNNNNNNNNNNNNNNNNNNNNNNNNNNNNNNNNNNNNNNNNNNNNNNNNNNNNNNNNNNNNNNNNNNNNNNNNNNNNNNNNNNNNNNNNNNNNNNNNNNNNNNNNNNNNNNNNNNNNNNNNNNNNNNNNNNNNNNNNNNNNNNNNNNNNNNNNNNNNNNNNNNNNNNNNNNNNNNNNNNNNNNNNNNNNNNNNNNNNNNNNNNNNNNNNNNNNNNNNNNNNNNNNNNNNNNNNNNNNNNNNNNNNNNNNNNNNNNNNNNNNNNNNNNNNNNNNNNNNNNNNNNNNNNNNNNNNNNNNNNNNNNNNNNNNNNNNNNNNNNNNNNNNNNNNNNNNNNNNNNNNNNNNNNNNNNNNNNNNNNNNNNNNNNNNNNNNNNNNNNNNNNNNNNNNNNNNNNNNNNNNNNNNNNNNNNNNNNNNNNNNNNNNNNNNNNNNNNNNNNNNNNNNNNNNNNNNNNNNNNNNNNNNNNNNNNNNNNNNNNNNNNNNNNNNNNNNNNNNNNNNNNNNNNNNNNNNNNNNNNNNNNNNNNNNNNNNNNNNNNNNNNNNNNNNNNNNNNNNNNNNNNNNNNNNNNNNNNNNNNNNNNNNNNNNNNNNNNNNNNNNNNNNNNNNNNNNNNNNNNNNNNNNNNNNNNNNNNNNNNNNNNNNNNNNNNNNNNNNNNNNNNNNNNNNNNNNNNNNNNNNNNNNNNNNNNNNNNNNNNNNNNNNNNNNNNNNNNNNNNNNNNNNNNNNNNNNNNNNNNNNNNNNNNNNNNNNNNNNNNNNNNNNNNNNNNNNNNNNNNNNNNNNNNNNNNNNNNNNNNNNNNNNNNNNNNNNNNNNNNNNNNNNNNNNNNNNNNNNNNNNNNNNNNNNNNNNNNNNNNNNNNNNNNNNNNNNNNNNNNNNNNNNNNNNNNNNNNNNNNNNNNNNNNNNNNNNNNNNNNNNNNNNNNNNNNNNNNNNNNNNNNNNNNNNNNNNNNNNNNNNNNNNNNNNNNNNNNNNNNNNNNNNNNNNNNNNNNNNNNNNNNNNNNNNNNNNNNNNNNNNNNNNNNNNNNNNNNNNNNNNNNNNNNNNNNNNNNNNNNNNNNNNNNNNNNNNNNNNNNNNNNNNNNNNNNNNNNNNNNNNNNNNNNNNNNNNNNNNNNNNNNNNNNNNNNNNNNNNNNNNNNNNNNNNNNNNNNNNNNNNNNNNNNNNNNNNNNNNNNNNNNNNNNNNNNNNNNNNNNNNNNNNNNNNNNNNNNNNNNNNNNNNNNNNNNNNNNNNNNNNNNNNNNNNNNNNNNNNNNNNNNNNNNNNNNNNNNNNNNNNNNNNNNNNNNNNNNNNNNNNNNNNNNNNNNNNNNNNNNNNNNNNNNNNNNNNNNNNNNNNNNNNNNNNNNNNNNNNNNNNNNNNNNNNNNNNNNNNNNNNNNNNNNNNNNNNNNNNNNNNNNNNNNNNNNNNNNNNNNNNNNNNNNNNNNNNNNNNNNNNNNNNNNNNNNNNNNNNNNNNNNNNNNNNNNNNNNNNNNNNNNNNNNNNNNNNNNNNNNNNNNNNNNNNNNNNNNNNNNNNNNNNNNNNNNNNNNNNNNNNNNNNNNNNNNNNNNNNNNNNNNNNNNNNNNNNNNNNNNNNNNNNNNNNNNNNNNNNNNNNNNNNNNNNNNNNNNNNNNNNNNNNNNNNNNNNNNNNNNNNNNNNNNNNNNNNNNNNNNNNNNNNNNNNNNNNNNNNNNNNNNNNNNNNNNNNNNNNNNNNNNNNNNNNNNNNNNNNNNNNNNNNNNNNNNNNNNNNNNNNNNNNNNNNNNNNNNNNNNNNNNNNNNNNNNNNNNNNNNNNNNNNNNNNNNNNNNNNNNNNNNNNNNNNNNNNNNNNNNNNNNNNNNNNNNNNNNNNNNNNNNNNNNNNNNNNNNNNNNNNNNNNNNNNNNNNNNNNNNNNNNNNNNNNNNNNNNNNNNNNNNNNNNNNNNNNNNNNNNNNNNNNNNNNNNNNNNNNNNNNNNNNNNNNNNNNNNNNNNNNNNNNNNNNNNNNNNNNNNNNNNNNNNNNNNNNNNNNNNNNNNNNNNNNNNNNNNNNNNNNNNNNNNNNNNNNNNNNNNNNNNNNNNNNNNNNNNNNNNNNNNNNNNNNNNNNNNNNNNNNNNNNNNNNNNNNNNNNNNNNNNNNNNNNNNNNNNNNNNNNNNNNNNNNNNNNNNNNNNNNNNNNNNNNNNNNNNNNNNNNNNNNNNNNNNNNNNNNNNNNNNNNNNNNNNNNNNNNNNNNNNNNNNNNNNNNNNNNNNNNNNNNNNNNNNNNNNNNNNNNNNNNNNNNNNNNNNNNNNNNNNNNNNNNNNNNNNNNNNNNNNNNNNNNNNNNNNNNNNNNNNNNNNNNNNNNNNNNNNNNNNNNNNNNNNNNNNNNNNNNNNNNNNNNNNNNNNNNNNNNNNNNNNNNNNNNNNNNNNNNNNNNNNNNNNNNNNNNNNNNNNNNNNNNNNNNNNNNNNNNNNNNNNNNNNNNNNNNNNNNNNNNNNNNNNNNNNNNNNNNNNNNNNNNNNNNNNNNNNNNNNNNNNNNNNNNNNNNNNNNNNNNNNNNNNNNNNNNNNNNNNNNNNNNNNNNNNNNNNNNNNNNNNNNNNNNNNNNNNNNNNNNNNNNNNNNNNNNNNNNNNNNNNNNNNNNNNNNNNNNNNNNNNNNNNNNNNNNNNNNNNNNNNN
It contains:
- the LOC143828941 gene encoding sodium/potassium-transporting ATPase subunit alpha-2-like, translated to MRERNPKVTEIPFNSTNKYQLSIHETEDRPKGHLLVMKGAPERILDRCSTILMQGKEVRLDADMREAFQNAYLELGGLGERVLGFCQVYLPEGKFPRGFKFDADEVNFPIKNLCFVGLMSMIDPPRAAVPDAVGKCRSAGIKVIMVTGDHPITAKAIAKGVGIISEGNETVEDIAARLNIPVSQVNPREAKACVVHGSDLKDMTGEQLDEILKNHTEIVFARTSPQQKLIIVEGCQRQGAIVAVTGDGVNDSPALKKADIGIAMGIAGSDVSKQAADMILLDDNFASIVTGVEEGRLIFDNLKKSIAYTLTSNIPEITPFLLFIIINIPLPLGTVTILCIDLGTDMVPAISLAYEAAESDIMKRQPRNSKTDKLVNERLISMAYGQIGMIQALGGFFTYFVILAENGFLPTTLLGIRLDWDDRSKNDLEDSYGQEWTYEQRKVVEFTCHTAFFASIVVVQWADLIICKTRRNSVFQQGMKNKILIFGLLEETALAAFLSYCPGMGVALRMYPLKVTWWFCAFPYSLLIFIYDEVRKLLLRRYPGGWVEKETYY